A stretch of the Pseudorasbora parva isolate DD20220531a chromosome 13, ASM2467924v1, whole genome shotgun sequence genome encodes the following:
- the ptk6a gene encoding protein-tyrosine kinase 6, which yields MFQNGCCSCPALGALCERLFKSSKTEFEESANTGKLQTQNPPSSSASVPDGEIYTALWPFKARADEELSFQEGEQFRICKREGDWWTAVKLDGNGTVTAEGVVPQNYLARRQTVKEQPWYFGTLNRFETQNLLMAPGNGVGAFLLRRSEKDHIGCVLSVVINDKEVKHIKVHENQNGKFYLDQSQIFQSLEMLVEHYRRNSLRSGTRLTRPCARPEPKPQDLSHQTVDDWELPKEEFILEEELGKGYFADVYRGKWKGMVNVAIKILKNNGSLNHRNFLMETQILKKLRHRHLITLFAVCTSSTPFYIITELMENGNLLSFLRGEEGRNLEALALTEMASQVADGMAYLEEQNSIHRDLAARNVLVGANYICKVADFGLARIVKEPIYSSVDQKIPYKWSAPEAISHGRFSNKSDVWSFGVLLYEMFTHGGVPYPAFSNQEVYNMLSTGYRMPAPNQCPSNIYDIMLMCWKDSADERPDFSELKKLLENLLNMDSNYDTGDPAGGIS from the exons ATGTTTCAGAACGGGTGCTGTTCTTGCCCCGCTCTGGGGGCGCTCTGCGAGAGACTTTTCAAGTCGTCTAAGACTGAATTTGAAGAATCTGCAAATACtggcaaacttcagacacaAAATCCGCCCAGTTCATCCGCATCTGTGCCCGACGGTGAGATATACACGGCGCTGTGGCCCTTTAAGGCTCGTGCCGACGAGGAACTGTCCTTCCAGGAGGGAGAGCAGTTCAGAATTTGCAAGCGCGAGGGTGACTGGTGGACAGCCGTTAAACTGGATGGAAACGGAACGGTGACGGCCGAGGGCGTCGTTCCTCAAAATTACCTGGCGAGAAGGCAAACTGTGAAAGAGCAACC TTGGTATTTTGGGACACTGAACCGTTTTGAGACCCAAAATTTGCTTATGGCTCCAGGGAATGGAGTAGGTGCTTTCCTGTTGCGACGAAGTGAAAAAGATCACATAGGGTGTGTATTATCAG TGGTAATCAATGACAAGGAAGTAAAACACATTAAGGTCCATGAGAATCAGAATGGAAAGTTCTATTTGGATCAGAGTCAAATATTTCAGAGCCTGGAGATGCTGGTGGAGCACTACAGGAGGAATTCCCTGAGGTCTGGTACCCGTCTCACACGTCCCTGCGCACGG CCAGAACCAAAACCCCAGGATCTGTCCCATCAAACAGTAGATGATTGGGAGTTACCTAAGGAAGAGTTTATTCTGGAAGAGGAGCTCGGTAAAGGGTACTTTGCTGATGTTTACCGTGGAAAATGGAAAGGCATGGTCAATGTGGCCATCAAAATCCTCAAAAACAATG GGTCTCTCAACCATAGGAATTTCCTGATGGAGACTCAGATATTAAAAAAGCTCAGACACCGACATCTCATCACACTCTTTGCTGTTTGCACGAGCTCCACCCCCTTCTACATCATCACAGAGCTTATGGAAAATGGCAACCTGCTCAGTTTCCTCCGAG GTGAGGAGGGGCGGAACCTGGAAGCTCTGGCACTAACAGAAATGGCGAGCCAGGTGGCTGATGGGATGGCGTACCTTGAGGAGCAGAACAGCATCCACAGAGACCTGGCAGCCCGAAATGTTCTAGTGGGAGCCAACTACATCTGTAAAGTGGCTGATTTTGGCCTAGCTCGAATCGTAAAG GAGCCAATTTACTCATCTGTAGATCAGAAGATACCATATAAGTGGTCTGCTCCTGAAGCCATCAGCCATGGAAGGTTCTCCAACAAATCTGATGTTTGGTCATTTGGAGTCCTTCTATATGAAATGTTCACCCATGGTGGAGTCCCATATCCAG ctttctCAAATCAAGAGGTATACAATATGCTCTCCACGGGGTACAGAATGCCTGCGCCCAATCAGTGCCCATCGAACATCTATGACATAATGCTAATGTGTTGGAAAGACTCAGCTGATGAAAGACCAGATTTCAGTGAACTTAAAAAGCTCCTGGAGAACTTGTTGAACATGGACAGCAACTATGACACAGGAGATCCAGCAGGAGGCATCAGTTAA